The genomic segment CACAACCCTAAGTAGGGATGTGGAAGACTTTTTTAGTGCATAAAGAAGATTATGGCTTGTTTCAAATCCTCTTGCCATTGTTGTATCTTCTCAATGTTTAAATTGAGGACAACGACAAATCCATTCATTAGTAAATGGGCAATCATTGGTGTCAGTATGCGTTTCGTCCGGTAATACAAGTAAGAGAATACGAAAGCGGGCATCATATAGATTAGAAGGTGTTCGAATTCATTATGAACAGCAGCAAACACTAAAGCACTGACAATGGCTGCAATCCAGAAATTCGTTTTTTGATAAACCCCTCCAAAGACAACCCTTCTGAAAATGATTTCTTCCAGGAATGGTGCGAATAGTACGATTGATAGGATGATGATTGGTGACACTTTCGCGATGTCGGAAAGGATTGCAGTGTTATCGGATCCTGGTTCTATTCCAATTGCAACCTCGATAGCACCAGCCAGCATTTGTCCTCCCAATGCTAGAAAGAAGCCAATGAATCCCCAAAGAACCGAATTGCCAATGGAAGATTTTTTTCCTTTGAAAACTTGAAAGAAGTTTTTCTTCGGTACGATTAATACCAGGAAAATGATAGCTGCAATTAAGTTAACGGTGAAAAGAGTCCAAGAACTTGCCCGATATGCCATATCCTGTTTAGTGAATTGCTCATCCCAAGGAAAGTATAAGAATAAGCCCTCTGATAAAAAGATGCTGCTTACATGCATCAGGATGTAAGTGATTAATAAAGCGAGAGAGATTTTCCAATTCTTCATGTAACGCCACCCTTTCAACTGTGGTTGAGGTCAATTTTAGCTGTTTAGGGCGAGATAAGCAAAGAGAAAATGTTCGGAGTATTTCACTTGCAATATATGCAAATGTTCATTATGATTAGAAATGTATTAGCACTCATGTCTATCGAGTGCTAAAAGGGAGATATTATCTGAGGAGGTTGTTTCAATTGTTGAAACCATTAGGTGACCGTATTGTTATCGAGCTAATCGAGGCAGAAGAAAAAACGTCAAGCGGTATTGTTATACCGGACTCTGCAAAAGAAAAACCGCAAGAAGGTAAAGTTTTTGCTACAGGTACTGGACGCGTTCTTGAAAACGGACAACGTATCGAATTGGAAGTTAAAGAAGGAGATCGAATCCTCTTCTCAAAATATGCAGGCACTGAAATCAAACATGAAGGTAATGAATATCTGATCTTGCGTGAAAGTGACATCTTAGCGATTATTGGCTAATAGACTGATGCACAGCTCGTTTAAAAATACACGAAAAATCAGGAGGGTACTTATAAATGGCTAAACAAATTAAATTCAACGAAGACGCACGAAGCGCAATGCTACGTGGGGTCGATACATTGGCAAACGCTGTAAAAGTAACGCTTGGACCTAAAGGACGTAACGTCGTTCTTGAGAAAAAATTTGGTTCACCGCTTATTACAAATGACGGTGTAACAATTGCACGTGAAATCGAACTTGAAGATGCGTTCGAAAACATGGGTGCAAAACTTGTGGCTGAAGTAGCGTCTAAAACGAACGAAATCGCTGGTGACGGTACAACAACTGCAACAGTTCTAGCGCAAGCAATGATCCGCGAAGGACTCAAAAACGTTACTGCAGGTGCTAACCCTGTCGGAATCCGTAAAGGAATCGAAAAAGCGGTTATAGCTGCTGTTGAAGGCCTTCAAGAAATCTCCAATGAAATCGAAGGAAAAGAAGAAATTGCACAAGTTGCATCTATTTCTTCTGGAGACGAAGAAGTTGGGAAACTCATTGCTGAAGCAATGGAGCGCGTTGGCAATGACGGCGTCATTACGATAGAAGAGTCAAAAGGCTTCACGACTGAACTAGACGTTGTTGAAGGAATGCAATTTGATCGTGGTTATGCATCTGCATACATGGCAACCGATACAGATAAAATGGAAGCAGTTTTGGAAAATCCGTATATCTTGATCACTGATAAAAAGATTACGAACATCCAAGAAATTCTTCCTGTTCTTGAGCAAGTAGTTCAACAAGGTAAGCCACTTCTTATGATTGCAGAAGACGTTGAAGGCGAAGCACTTGCAACACTTGTTGTGAACAAACTACGTGGTACATTCAATGCTGTTGCTGTTAAGGCACCAGGCTTCGGAGATCGCCGTAAAGCGATGCTTGAAGACATTGCAACTTTAACTGGTGGGGAAGTTATCACTGAAGATCTAGGTCTTGATCTTAAATCAGCTGATATTTCACAACTTGGTCATGCAGTGAAAGTTGTTGTTACAAAAGACAATACGACAATCGTTGAAGGCAGCGGCAATTCAGAACTCATTCAGGCACGCGTTAACCAAATCCGTGTTCAACTTGAAGAATCAACTTCTGAATTCGATAAAGAGAAATTGCAGGAGCGTCTTGCTAAACTTGCAGGCGGCGTTGCAGTTATCAAAGTCGGAGCAGCTACTGAAACTGAACTTAAAGAACGTAAACTTCGCATCGAAGACGCATTGAACTCAACGCGTGCAGCTGTTGAAGAAGGTATCGTTTCTGGTGGTGGTACTGCTCTTGTAAACGTCTATAGCAAAGTAGCAGCATTACTAGATTCTACTGAAGGCGATGTAGCTACAGGTATTAAAATTGTACTTCGTGCGCTTGAAGAGCCTGTACGTCAAATCGCTAACAACGCAGGTCTTGAAGGATCAATCGTTGTAGACCGTCTGAAACGCGAAGAAGTAGGAATTGGCTTCAACGCAGCAGAAGGTACATGGGTAAACATGATGGAAGCTGGAATCGTTGACCCGACTAAGGTTACACGTTATGCACTCCAAAACGCAGCATCTGTTGCAGCTATGTTCTTGACTACTGAAGCAGTAGTTGCGGACCTTCCTGAACCAGCAGGCGCAATGGGCGGCGGAATGCCTGACATGGGCGGTATGGGCGGCATGATGTAATTCTCTTCACAAGCTATTTTGTGAAGCTGTCTAGTTCATAATTAATTAGTATAGGAATAACCACTTCTCAGAAAATTGGAGAGGTGGTTATTTTTTATGCTTTTTAAAATTTTCATATCAAGGCTTTTTACCAGACAGAAAGTGTAAGAACACAGCGCAGACGAACATTGGAAACTATGAGAGGACATTAGGGCTGTTTATCGACTATTGCCTTGAGCTAAGCGTAATTAACGTTGAAGAAGCCATTTAAGTATAACCAGAAGATGATACGGCATAAAAATATATTAATGTAACAATGCGATATATTGTAATATTGTAGAGGATAGGGCATAAATTTGTTTGTTACACGAATAATGGAGGATTTTGTGTAACGTAGTAAAAGAAGGGGAGCTGGTTACGAAATCAGTAACTTCATTTATTAATGGAAAACTAAAGCCAAACACCAAACACCAAATACTACATAGAGCGCTTGAGAATTCCATTAGGAATACTCAAGCGCTCTAAAGTATATCTGCATGTGATGAATCTTTGTGTCATCAATCTTAATTGAACTGCCGAGTAGATATCCATACGTAGGGCGGTTTGTAGGATAGGGAGTTCATCATTTCTTCCTATCCGGTTGTCAGAAGTTAATGGATAATCCCACTTCCAGTTTAGATACTATGTTTCTTGCGAGTTTCAATTGCTCTTCTGGAATACTTAAAGGAACTACACATCCAGGTCCGAAAACGATTTTGTTATCACCTACTTGAGCTAATGCATCTTGGAAGTGGGCTGTCAGTTCTTCCGCAGTACCATTCGCAAGTACTTTATTCTCTTCAATTCCACCAATTAAGATCTTATCTGTTAAAGCTCTAGCGTCTTTTAAGGTAACGTTAGATGTACGATCGTGCCAGTTGATTGCTTGAACAGGATAGTCTTTGAGTTCATTGAACATAGGGCTTAATCCGTGAATGTGTAAGATGTTAAACCAAGTATTTTTTTTAATTTCATCCAAAATAATTAAATCGTATCGTTTTCCGAAGCATTCATAACTTTCCCAAGTTGTTTTGTCAAAGTCAGAAACTTGTGATGCAAAGAAGAAGCCATCTACCCCGATTTTGATTAATTCTTTAGCAAAGTTGTTTGTAGTGTTCGTAATGATAGCCAAACCCCTATGCAAATCATCGCTATTCACTTTTAAGTGGTCTAATAGTTCTACACCGCATAGTTTCCATGCAATCGTTAGAGGACTAAAAATAGTTGCAACAATAGGAACTCTCCCTTTATATTTATCGACAATTTCTTTTGTATAATCTAGCTCTCTTTTTAAAGCTCCACCTTCTAATAGTAAAGTATTAAGATTATTCCAGTCTTTAACGGATTTAATGGGATAGTCAGTTACTCTTCCGACATCTTGTGGATCTGTAGGCCATTTAATAGCTGTGCCCCAATCTTCAACACCATATAAACCGTTATAGCTAAGTTTAATGAAATCAAGATCTAACTCTTCTTGGAATTTGGTTGTACGTTCAACAAATGCGTCATGCGTGCGGTCATCCAAAGGAAAGTGCTTCCAAAGGCTAATTAGCGGTTGATCGATGTTCTCTCCATTTAGAACTGCTTGAAGTCTTTCTGTGGCTGTAGAGGTAGTAATAGTATTCGATTGAGTCATAAAAAATCTTCCTTTCTCACTAGATATTTTTTTGAAACGAGTTAATTTTTAGGTGAAATGCTGCGCATAGAATTAATTGTGTTGTAGTTCTTTCATTTTTGTTTTGGTGATTTTCTCCAAAGACTGTTTTAAATCTGCAATGATATCTACTGTATCTTCCAATCCTGCTGAAAGTCTAATTAGTCCATCGGAGATTCCATATTTAATACGTTCTTCTGATGGAATTGATGAGTGTGTCATTGATGCAGGGTGCTGCACTAATGTTTCTGGATCGCCAAGACTAAATGAGATTAACCCAAGCTTTAGATTGTCGATAAATTGTTGCCCACTTGATAGACCACCTTTTATTTCAAATGAAACAATTCCGCCCATAGCTTTCATTTGCCTTTGAGCTAATTCGTATTGTGGATGTGATGGAAGTCCTGGGTAAGACACCATTTTAATCGCAGGGTGTTGTTCAAGAAATATCGCAATAGCTAGCGCGTTATCACAATGCCTCTTCATTCTTACAGGCAATGTTTTTAACCCTCTCATTATTAAATAAGACTCCCAAGAGTTAAGGTTTTGGCCTAAGTCACCCATGATTTTTTTCCTCATCATATCAACTTCTGTTTTCTTACCAATAATAAAGCCTGCAATAACATCTCCATGTCCATTCATATATTTAGTTCCGCTATGGACAACAACATCAGCACCCATCTCCAATGGTTTTTGGAGATAAGGGGTCATGAAAGTATTGTCAATAATGAGTGTTAAATTGTTCTTTTTAGCAATTGCAGAAAGTACTTTGATATCAAGAACTGTTAGCCCGGGGTTTGAAGGAGTCTCAATATACAATACTTTTGTATTTTCTTTTATTGATTGTTCAACAAGATCATGATCAGTGCAATCAATATAGTCGTATTCAATTCCGAAGCGGGGAGCTAAGTTTTTTAAAAAACTAAACGTTCCGCCATAAACGTCTTTAGTAACAAGAACGTGATCGCCATTTTGGAGGTAAGCAAGTAAAGAAATGGAAATTGCGGCCATTCCGCTACTTACACCTAGAGCAG from the Sporosarcina psychrophila genome contains:
- the groL gene encoding chaperonin GroEL (60 kDa chaperone family; promotes refolding of misfolded polypeptides especially under stressful conditions; forms two stacked rings of heptamers to form a barrel-shaped 14mer; ends can be capped by GroES; misfolded proteins enter the barrel where they are refolded when GroES binds); translated protein: MAKQIKFNEDARSAMLRGVDTLANAVKVTLGPKGRNVVLEKKFGSPLITNDGVTIAREIELEDAFENMGAKLVAEVASKTNEIAGDGTTTATVLAQAMIREGLKNVTAGANPVGIRKGIEKAVIAAVEGLQEISNEIEGKEEIAQVASISSGDEEVGKLIAEAMERVGNDGVITIEESKGFTTELDVVEGMQFDRGYASAYMATDTDKMEAVLENPYILITDKKITNIQEILPVLEQVVQQGKPLLMIAEDVEGEALATLVVNKLRGTFNAVAVKAPGFGDRRKAMLEDIATLTGGEVITEDLGLDLKSADISQLGHAVKVVVTKDNTTIVEGSGNSELIQARVNQIRVQLEESTSEFDKEKLQERLAKLAGGVAVIKVGAATETELKERKLRIEDALNSTRAAVEEGIVSGGGTALVNVYSKVAALLDSTEGDVATGIKIVLRALEEPVRQIANNAGLEGSIVVDRLKREEVGIGFNAAEGTWVNMMEAGIVDPTKVTRYALQNAASVAAMFLTTEAVVADLPEPAGAMGGGMPDMGGMGGMM
- a CDS encoding uroporphyrinogen decarboxylase family protein, translating into MTQSNTITTSTATERLQAVLNGENIDQPLISLWKHFPLDDRTHDAFVERTTKFQEELDLDFIKLSYNGLYGVEDWGTAIKWPTDPQDVGRVTDYPIKSVKDWNNLNTLLLEGGALKRELDYTKEIVDKYKGRVPIVATIFSPLTIAWKLCGVELLDHLKVNSDDLHRGLAIITNTTNNFAKELIKIGVDGFFFASQVSDFDKTTWESYECFGKRYDLIILDEIKKNTWFNILHIHGLSPMFNELKDYPVQAINWHDRTSNVTLKDARALTDKILIGGIEENKVLANGTAEELTAHFQDALAQVGDNKIVFGPGCVVPLSIPEEQLKLARNIVSKLEVGLSINF
- the groES gene encoding co-chaperone GroES, translated to MLKPLGDRIVIELIEAEEKTSSGIVIPDSAKEKPQEGKVFATGTGRVLENGQRIELEVKEGDRILFSKYAGTEIKHEGNEYLILRESDILAIIG
- a CDS encoding trans-sulfuration enzyme family protein; translated protein: MMKKAWSTDTSIIHSLDQEERHTGVISQSITPAVAYSFPNAENAAAVVLGEIEGTYYGRYGNPTTKELERQVAKLENGEAALGVSSGMAAISISLLAYLQNGDHVLVTKDVYGGTFSFLKNLAPRFGIEYDYIDCTDHDLVEQSIKENTKVLYIETPSNPGLTVLDIKVLSAIAKKNNLTLIIDNTFMTPYLQKPLEMGADVVVHSGTKYMNGHGDVIAGFIIGKKTEVDMMRKKIMGDLGQNLNSWESYLIMRGLKTLPVRMKRHCDNALAIAIFLEQHPAIKMVSYPGLPSHPQYELAQRQMKAMGGIVSFEIKGGLSSGQQFIDNLKLGLISFSLGDPETLVQHPASMTHSSIPSEERIKYGISDGLIRLSAGLEDTVDIIADLKQSLEKITKTKMKELQHN
- a CDS encoding CPBP family intramembrane glutamic endopeptidase; the encoded protein is MKNWKISLALLITYILMHVSSIFLSEGLFLYFPWDEQFTKQDMAYRASSWTLFTVNLIAAIIFLVLIVPKKNFFQVFKGKKSSIGNSVLWGFIGFFLALGGQMLAGAIEVAIGIEPGSDNTAILSDIAKVSPIIILSIVLFAPFLEEIIFRRVVFGGVYQKTNFWIAAIVSALVFAAVHNEFEHLLIYMMPAFVFSYLYYRTKRILTPMIAHLLMNGFVVVLNLNIEKIQQWQEDLKQAIIFFMH